The Panicum virgatum strain AP13 chromosome 3N, P.virgatum_v5, whole genome shotgun sequence genome includes the window GGGGCCATTCATGGGTAGTTAGTATAGAGGATGTCTATAGAGTATGAACGAGTGCGGAGAAACTAAATGTAGAGAAGAGAATATTGATGACCAAGACAGAATATACTTTTTAAAGAATGGatttagagtatgacgagtgcagACAACCTTAACTGATATCAGAATTGAAGAGATCTTGCAATGGTAAATGAGTGCCACCAACTGACATCTCAGCTACTTTATTTATTTAGAATCCAGAGCAAAAACAGCACTAGCGGATAGTGATAATGTCACTTCTCTCTTCAACTGGTAAATCGGCAAATGGTATGTCAGTTGGCACTACACAACGAACAGAAACTAAGGCCTGTGCATGGCCGTCATGTTACCGAGTCTTATTAAGGAATGTGAGGATTTCTTGTGGGTGGGGAACCACCATCTTGGGACTTCTTCCAGAATGATCTCAATTGGCGACAGCGTTGGTGGCAGGTTTTCTAGTGGCAGAATGAATTTAGTGGTTAGTATTGCTATGCCTCCATTCCAAATGCAGAATCAGAAAGTAGATGGTAAAAGGAAATTGCTGCGTATCCTAAGTCCTAACATGGTTATCTGACCGTTGTACCGTATGCTGGGAATATGTAATTATGGCCAATCTATGCATAAGTGATGCGCAAGCATAGATGTCTATGCAGCCCGGAACACGAAAACCCGCCCGAAAGCCCACttttttggcccggcccaaacCCGACACGGCCCGGTAGCCACCATGCCCATGCTGGCCCGGCCCGGTGGGGCGTGCCAGGCGTGGGCCGCCACTCCCGCCCGCCGGGCGGCACAGCCCGGCCCGATAACAGGTAGCAAGTCCAAATTCAGATTAGTACAAGAGATTCGGATTTAATGCACCGATTAAGCATTTAAGCAGGTCAATTTTGCCCACCAGAGCAGAACATTCAGAATAATGCACTGATTATCTGACATGCAGGGTAGCAGCAAGCAAAACAAATTCTGAGGAATGTACCAATTATCTAGAGGGGCTAAATTTACAGACGATCCAAACATACCTGGAACATGGGAACTATAATTCATATGGGAAAAAACACCCACAGGTCCACCACAAACTCCACCTGTGCTGATGCACAGCAAGTGCAGGTGAATTCCACTGGAAATCGAAATGAATTCATACTGTCAGAACATTCAGGAATACCACAAGGTCTCTCCTTACCAATGTCCAAATACATTTTGAAAAGGAGGTTTAATTCCATCCAGCAACTCAGCACAAACGATCCAGACATCTAGACAAGGAAACATTCAGATGAAAATTCATCTCATAAGCAAGCAGGTGAATTCGTCTGCCGCGATTCAGAGGTGAAATTTACACAAAAGAAAGATCACAGAACCATTGCAAGCAGCAGCGACCGACCATTTCATCCATTCCAGCaagattgattgattgattgatacAGCAAACTTCCCACGATAAGCCATCCATTGCAAAACCTATCCTAGCCTAGGCGAGACACTAGAACTACTACTAGTGAACCAAGAAGAAGCCGCCGCATCGGCGGCTCCGACTAAAGCCGGGCCcaggcggagggagggaggccatccgcgccggcggcggctagaACTCCTGGGAGGCGGAGCCGATGTCGGCCTTGCCCTTGCCGCCGGCCTTCTTGGGCAGCAGCGTCTGGTGGATGTTGGGCAGCACCCCTCCGGCGGCGATGGTGACGGCGCCGAGCAGCTTGCTGAGCTCCTCGTCGTTGCGCGCGGCGAGCTGGATGTGGCGCGGCACGATCCGGTTCTTCTTGTTGTCGCGCGCCGCGTTGCCGGCCAGCTCCAGCACCTGCAGAGTGCCAACGGCACGGGAGGGGGCTCGTTCAGAAAGGGAGCCATCGGATTGGGGGGAACAGTAAGGAGGAAATCGATAGGGGAGGGAAGCGAAAGGTGTACCTCCGCGGCGAGGTACTCGAGGACGGCGGAGAGGTAgacgggcgcgccgccgccgacgcgctcgGCGTACTTGCCCGTCTTGAGGTAGCGCGCGACGCGGCCGACGGGGAACTGCAGGCCGGCCTTGGACGACCGCGACACCGCCTTGGTGCCCTTGGGCTTGCCCCTGCCGGCGCCGGAACTCATCTTCTCTCGTCCCTTCCTTCCTTCCGAGGGGCCCACGAGATCGCCGGAAGCGGtgaggcgcggcggtggcgctgccgGGGGGTTTGAGGCTGGAgattggggggagggggggggggatggaCGAGGGCGGAGGGGGGGCACGGCGGGTTATGTAGAGGCCGCGGAGGCGCGCGATTGGCCAGGGCGAGGGGGCGCGAATCGCTGACGTGGACGACGCCGGATCGGCGGGCGGGCGCGCGGGGACGGAACGGACGGCCCGGATTTCTCCCTTGCGCACGGGCTTGGGGGCGGTTCGGTTTTGGACTTTCGGTTTCGCGCGAGCAGGCGGGAGGCCGCCGGAATTCGGGGGGGGCGTTTTGGTTTGCGCGGCAATTAGAGCGCGCGTGATTAGATTtggaattttgtttttttttgagaaagatttggaattttgattgtTTGGGGAATTGTGTGGGCGCGTGCAcgcgcgggctgggctgggctggtgtgagtGGCTGCTGTCGTCGCGAGGGCCCTGGTTGGGCCTTTTTTCCCCGAGGCTTACGAGGCCCGCTGGACCGTCCGGTGGCCCATTTCTTCCTCGCTTCTGCCAGCACGCGAAATTGCTATATGCCCGCGACGCGCGTGCACAAGTGGTGTGTGATCTtgagttaaaaaaaaattggtgtGGGGTCTGATCGATCGACCCGAGTCCTGCGTATTCGGCggccttcatttttttttccttcttcttcagcTTGTTGGGTTTTAAGCCGTGATTGTTTCCTGAGCTGGGCTAGTTTTCAATGGTGGGCACTGTATGGAAAAACATGTCTTGGCAGTGGTAGAGGCAGAAAAACATGTCTGGGTTGCTTCCTCTTCTACCTTCTCACATCTCTCCTTtactttttcttcctcctcaaaTTTGTACACAAAGCTGTTAGATATATATAGCTGTTGTGTATACCTTTCTCATATTTTTCCTCTAGTTGGAGGGGTTCTCTGCATATTGTACACATGTACATCTTGCCCTTTGGGCTGTTGAATAGATTGAGTTGGTCATTTCTAACATGGTAACAGAGCCTAGATTTATGGTTCCTCACCATCCCGCCGTCACCGGCGAGCCGCCAgtgagccgccaccgccggccgacgAAGCCATCTCcattccctccctccctccggccAGCGCCTCAGCGGCGTTGCAGCCCGCGCGGCCGCCTGCGCCCTCGCTCCGCCGTCGTCACGGCTCAGCGCGGCCGTCCGCGCCCTCACGGCCACCCACCGCCGCCAGCGTGGCCTCCCGCGaccgccgtccgcgccgccttTGCCCCAGCGGGCTGCTCTGCTCCGCCTGCTCTGCCCGGACGCGGGACGCCTCCTCTGCTCCCGTGCGGCCCTCCTCTGTTTTCTTATATCCTCTGTTGTTGAGGCTCTCAGCatttgtaaaaaagaaaagaaaagaaaagaaaaaagaatgagAGAGCAGCTACTTCCATGGCGTCTCTCGGAAGGCTGGGCGCGATTCCTGTTCCTCGCTGCCCTGTCATTTTCAATGGCACAAATTAGGGCGAGTTCGCCTTTCACATGGAGATACACATGGGCGGCCAGCAGTTGTGGTGCTATCTTAAGGGTGAGCGGTCCTGTCCGCGCACCCCAACTCTTCCCACCCCACCCACCTATGCACCTGATGCCgatgaagaggtcaagaagcCTCTTCTTGAGGCCTTTGAGTCTCAAATGGAGGCTTACCAGTCAGATCTTGATCTTCAGGCGAGTTGACTACGTGAGGAGACCTGTGCCAAGGCTATCCTGCTCGCGAGCACGGAGGTTGACATCTCTTTGTCCCTCTGTGGTCTCTCCACCTCTCAGTCGATGTGGGCTCACCTTCGCCGCAGTTATGAGATTCGTAACGAGGCGTTGTATCTCGCGGTGGTGGAGGAAGCCCAGTCGCCCCATCAACACGAATCTACCGTGAAGGAGTTTCATCGTCATATGTCCGCCGTCTGGCATCGTCTGGACATCTTGGGTGCGGGGTACTACCCTGGTGGCACTTGTCGGTGTTGTGATCGTCACCGGGGCTAGCGGGACACTCTATGTCTTCACGAGTTCTTCTCCCGCCTCCGTCCTGAGTTCGAGGTTGTCAGGTCCCAGCTCCTGACCCGTCGACCTCGCCTGACTCTCGATGAGGCGATGCCGGAGCTTCGTGCTAAGGAGACTCGTCTTCGGGCGAGGGGCATGAGTGGGACTCAGTAGCCCTTTGTTTTGGCTGTCCGAGCTCCCCTTCAGTCCACCGCTCCTccacagccaccaccaccaccaccgtccaccgagcctcagtgtGGCTACTGTGGCAAGTATCACCACACCGAGGATGTCTGTCGGAAGAAGCAGTGCGACAAGAAGTCTCGCCGTGGGGAGTCCAATGCTGCTCGCTCAGTCGCTACCTTGGAGCAGGAGGTTCTCACGTTGTTCCGCCGCCTCAATGCAGTTGCTTCCTCACCCTCTAGCACTACTACTCAAGCTTCTGGTactccaccacctccaccaccttcCTCAGGTATATCCTCCAAGTGGTTCCTTGATTCTGGCGTATCCTTCCATATGACTCCAGATTCTCGTCAGCTGTTATCCCTATCTATTGTTGATCCACCTCCTATTGTTCAGACAGCTGATGGCACCTCTCTTCTTGTTGGTCGTTGTGTTCTCTCTACATCTTCCTTTCATGTTCCCACTGTTTCTCATGTCCCTCAGCTCACTATGCAATTAATGTCTGTTGGTCAAATCACTGATCATGGTTGTCGTATCATTCTTGAGTCTGACTCTTGCTGTGTTCAGGATCTTCGTACGGGGCTTCTGGTGGGGACTGAGCCTAGGCGTCATGACTCTCAGCGCCTATGGGAGCTTGACTGGTTGCGTCTTCCTTCGCCCACTCTAGACAGTCAGTCATCCAGTCCTGCTTCCGCTTCAGCTGCTTCCACTACACCTACTTTTGCTCAGTGGCATCATCATCTCGGTCATCTTCCCGGCTCACGACTTTCCACCCTTGTTGGTAGTGGTGCTTTAGGTCCTGTTCCTTGTGACACTGCTCTTCATTGTACGGGTTGCGAGCTTGGCAAACAGCTGCAACTCCCCTATCCCTCTAGTGATTCTATGTCGCAGCGTccttttgatctcattcactcTGATCTATGGGGGCGTGCACCCTTTGTCTCAAAAGGAGGTCACTCCTATTATGTCATATTTATTGATGATTATTCGAGGTTTACTTGGATCTATCTTATGTCTTCTTGTGGTTAGTTTCTGTCTATCTACCATCAGTTTGCAACTATGATTCTCACTCAATTTGATTAACCCATTTGTGCTGATTCTCCTGGAGAGTACATATCTGATGTGCATCGTCGCTTTCTTGCAGATCAAGGTACCCTTGCTTAGTTCTCTTGTCCAGGTGCTCATGCTCAAAATGGTGTGGCTGAGCGTAAGCATCGTCACATTCTTGAG containing:
- the LOC120666362 gene encoding probable histone H2AXb — encoded protein: MSSGAGRGKPKGTKAVSRSSKAGLQFPVGRVARYLKTGKYAERVGGGAPVYLSAVLEYLAAEVLELAGNAARDNKKNRIVPRHIQLAARNDEELSKLLGAVTIAAGGVLPNIHQTLLPKKAGGKGKADIGSASQEF